The Acidobacteriota bacterium DNA segment CCTCGGTCTCCTCGCGCGCCTCCTTTCCAGAGGCGAGGGCCCAGAACTTCCGGTGACCGAGGACGATCTCCTGTTCATGTTGCGCCTCGCCCACCGCCATGCTCATCTGCCGAGAGACAGCCGACGGATGATCGAGTCGGTGCTCCGCTTCCAGCATGCAATGGCGCGTGAGGTCATGGTGCCGAGGCCGCTCGTGTCGACCGTCGACCACTCGTGGGATCTGCAAACCCTGGAGGAAGCAATCGTCGAGACACCGCACAGCAGGTTTCCGGTGGTTTCCGGATCGCCTGACCAGATCGAAGGCGTGCTCCACGCCAAGCACCTCCTGAGATTGGAAGGTGGGAGACCCTGGACGGACCTCGTGGTGCCAGCGGTCTTCATTCCGGAGACCCGTTCGCTTCCCGATCTGCTCCAGGATTTCCGCCGGTCCGGACAACACGTCGCACTGGTCCTCGACGAATTCGGCGGTTTCTCCGGACTGGTTACCCTCGAAGACATTCTCGAGCTCGTGGTCGGTGAGATCGAAGACGAGTTCGATCTCGGCCACGAGATCGCTGTCGAGGCGGATGGTGGCGGCTGGCGAGTCGCGGGCCACCTGTCGATGAGGCGGCTCGAATCGATTCTCCACCGCAACATCTCACAGCCCGAGGACGTCGATTCGGTCGGCGGGCTGATCGCTCACCTGGTCAATGGTGACGCCGTCGAAGGCACCGTGACC contains these protein-coding regions:
- a CDS encoding hemolysin family protein encodes the protein MNNAGVDTDIIAVILCLLGSGFFSASETALTSLPVTRLEALRTRSGKLTRAGLDRWASAPQDLLITILVGNNLVNVLASALATKIAYRYSEDSGLAIVVGLMTLGILIFGEITPKTLAQRHAEAISRRVVPILYVLDLLLTPVNKVLGLLARLLSRGEGPELPVTEDDLLFMLRLAHRHAHLPRDSRRMIESVLRFQHAMAREVMVPRPLVSTVDHSWDLQTLEEAIVETPHSRFPVVSGSPDQIEGVLHAKHLLRLEGGRPWTDLVVPAVFIPETRSLPDLLQDFRRSGQHVALVLDEFGGFSGLVTLEDILELVVGEIEDEFDLGHEIAVEADGGGWRVAGHLSMRRLESILHRNISQPEDVDSVGGLIAHLVNGDAVEGTVTKWDGLRLEVEEVENGRAKRVLVTKAEP